In Aspergillus luchuensis IFO 4308 DNA, chromosome 1, nearly complete sequence, the following are encoded in one genomic region:
- a CDS encoding uncharacterized protein (COG:S;~EggNog:ENOG410Q2SV): MSDSTTINNTLASPIGSLASSPGSTLASQSDSPRPRLSASSGFGFASASAWSEIYQNEPEKAPATQLLSISDNPDHLEIDPSSLEEHSHFSDDSTDSMEDYDIVSGASSPSSLSFQIVEPEREKLYPIAITVFVGSPRAQKDRPVHLSCIVLTSDWRQDFFPNSCKNKADKAVKCKDIIKYNEQCLPQIAKFACAICSEPTPARKFVHQPIMFTRTSKSGLEDGPRRRLIMRLGQLVHSRWKFPDMNATLGGSAEAQVFEVAIPVCKRSGCGIAGRTSAHQLIRAIVSSNADLDPSALDLDIVIPLADLGTGIGDWTPDRAEILVTKLGPDCVPLEVRSHVEA; the protein is encoded by the coding sequence ATGTCGGACtcaacaacaatcaacaacACGCTCGCCAGCCCAATCGGGTCCCTTGCCTCCAGTCCCGGCAGCACCCTTGCTTCCCAATCCGACTCTCCTCGTCCGCGGCTGAGCGCCAGCAGTGGCTTTGGcttcgcctccgcctccgcctgGTCTGAGATCTATCAGAATGAGCCTGAGAAAGCTCCGGCCACGCAGTTGCTGAGTATTAGCGATAATCCCGATCATCTCGAAATTGATCCCTCCAGCCTCGAGGAGCACAGCCACTTCAGTGACGACAGCACCGACAGCATGGAAGACTACGATATCGTCAGTGGAGCGAGCTCCCCAAGCTCCCTGTCCTTCCAAATCGTTGAGCCAGAACGCGAAAAGCTCTACCCGATCGCCATCACCGTTTTCGTGGGAAGTCCACGGGCTCAGAAAGATCGACCCGTCCATCTCAGCTGCATTGTACTCACATCCGATTGGCGCCAGGACTTTTTCCCGAACTCGTGCAAAAACAAAGCCGACAAGGCAGTGAAATGCAAAGACATCATAAAGTACAACGAGCAGTGCCTTCCTCAGATCGCCAAATTTGCCTGTGCTATTTGCTCAGAGCCGACTCCCGCCCGAAAATTCGTGCACCAGCCCATTATGTTCACACGGACTAGCAAATCCGGACTGGAGGATGGACCCCGACGCCGGCTGATCATGCGATTGGGACAGCTTGTTCATAGTCGGTGGAAGTTCCCTGATATGAATGCCACTCTTGGGGGATCAGCAGAAGCTCAGGTTTTTGAGGTCGCCATTCCGGTGTGCAAGAGGTCAGGCTGCGGCATAGCAGGTCGGACGTCTGCCCACCAACTCATCCGGGCCATTGTTTCGTCCAATGCGGACTTGGATCCCTCAGCGCTGGACCTCGACATAGTTATTCCATTGGCTGATTTAGGAACCGGTATAGGAGATTGGACACCCGACAGAGCAGAGATTTTGGTGACGAAGCTCGGGCCGGACTGTGTGCCTCTGGAGGTACGCAGCCATGTCGAAGCATGA
- a CDS encoding uncharacterized protein (COG:S;~EggNog:ENOG410PQ78;~SECRETED:SignalP(1-18)) gives MQTKSLLTILLSAALAAATVDPASSNTKGKCPGTYNCSAAKTSTAIQAAECSHNTRTSGTQTFAVFVTDHQYDSSYGAPYGTCKAYTCTAPTDSEMTDDDDDCWTFFWNDNGESSGVGTGCIRSPDDGTCGCEDSDGTFVYGGSNCS, from the exons aTGCAGACCAAATCCCTCCTCACTATCCTCCTCAGCGCCGCTCTGGCTGCTGCGACCGTTGACCCGGCCAGCTCGAACACGAAGGGAAAATGTCCGGGTACTTATAACTGCTCGG cCGCCAAAacctccaccgccatccAGGCAGCTGAGTGCTCCCATAACACTCGTACTTCCG GAACTCAAACCTTCGCCGTCTTCGTCACCGACCACCAGTACGACTCCTCCTACGGCGCTCCCTACGGTACCTGCAAAGCGTACACTTGCACCGCGCCGACGGATAGCGAGATgacggatgatgatgatgattgctgGACGTTCTTTTGGAA CGACAACGGCGAGTCCTCCGGCGTTGGAACCGGATGCATTCGCAGCCCTGATGATGGAACTTGTGGATGTGAGGACTCTGATGGAACTTT